One stretch of Schlesneria sp. DSM 10557 DNA includes these proteins:
- a CDS encoding EscU/YscU/HrcU family type III secretion system export apparatus switch protein, protein MMDDGHSDRSLPPTEKRRREARQQGDVARSPELTASALLLVASLLLWAFAPAATAIVAGYVKKMLITVPQVNASSSLELATSNAGRTALMLLIPFFAALVGAGLAANWMQTGWMWSPAALVPRWRLQSLTKGERATEFIISLVRTVALGFALWLYMRRQMPLILSLGQGEPSSMLVHSVRMLGELFIQLSTILLFVGLVDYGIRYWRREKRLMMTPEERRREQQEEEVDPRMKQRRSAA, encoded by the coding sequence ATGATGGATGATGGCCATTCTGACCGCTCGCTGCCGCCGACGGAAAAACGTCGCCGCGAAGCCCGCCAGCAAGGCGATGTCGCTCGCAGCCCGGAACTGACCGCGTCCGCCTTACTTCTTGTCGCCAGCCTGTTGCTGTGGGCCTTCGCACCCGCCGCGACAGCGATCGTTGCCGGTTACGTTAAGAAGATGCTGATCACGGTTCCTCAAGTGAATGCGAGTTCCTCACTCGAACTGGCCACGAGCAACGCGGGACGTACTGCGTTAATGTTGCTGATCCCTTTCTTCGCCGCGCTCGTGGGGGCGGGATTGGCGGCCAACTGGATGCAGACCGGGTGGATGTGGAGCCCCGCCGCGTTGGTTCCCCGCTGGCGACTTCAAAGTTTGACAAAGGGAGAGCGAGCCACAGAATTCATCATCAGTCTCGTCCGTACCGTTGCACTGGGGTTCGCCTTGTGGCTTTACATGCGACGCCAGATGCCGTTGATCCTGTCGCTCGGACAAGGAGAGCCATCGTCGATGCTGGTGCATTCTGTCCGGATGCTGGGAGAACTCTTTATCCAACTGTCGACGATTCTGCTTTTCGTCGGTTTGGTGGACTATGGAATCCGCTACTGGCGCCGCGAGAAACGCTTGATGATGACACCGGAAGAACGTCGGCGTGAGCAACAGGAGGAAGAGGTTGACCCGCGGATGAAGCAACGCCGTTCCGCCGCCTGA
- a CDS encoding Minf_1886 family protein, whose translation MPLTKLPRSQLLFHPQAYLFINDALAVAQEAYGRDQQSETGGHILPRELLEGVKILGQRRYGMMAPVVLRSWGLNCTADVGRMVFELIELGEMKKTENDRFSDFVDAFTFEQAFMTGYTIDVSKAFKSC comes from the coding sequence ATGCCCCTCACTAAGTTGCCTCGCTCACAGCTCCTGTTTCATCCACAGGCCTACCTGTTCATCAATGATGCACTTGCTGTCGCTCAAGAAGCGTACGGTCGAGACCAGCAGAGCGAAACCGGCGGACACATTCTGCCTCGCGAATTGCTCGAGGGAGTCAAGATTCTGGGCCAACGCCGTTATGGCATGATGGCTCCTGTCGTCCTTCGCTCATGGGGGCTCAACTGCACCGCCGATGTCGGACGGATGGTGTTCGAGTTGATCGAACTGGGCGAGATGAAAAAGACCGAGAATGACCGGTTCAGTGACTTCGTCGATGCATTCACATTCGAACAGGCTTTTATGACCGGTTACACGATCGACGTTTCCAAGGCCTTCAAAAGCTGTTGA
- a CDS encoding 3'-5' exoribonuclease YhaM family protein — MSRRFVTDLNDGEIVDEVYLVSDKQLRANRNAALYLSVDLRDKSGMINGRMWNVSEDSCSEIQTGAYVRVRGKVQLFQGILQLILTHCDPVSASLVDPVDFEKMSSVKVEQLLEQLRTTLLGFENFHLRTLMEFFLVDETIMQALAETPAGVKAHHAYAGGLVEHVVTLLKSAEKMCEVYPDIDLELLQAGVFLHDIGKTRELSCAAGFSYTDEGQLLGHLMIGVEMLTAKILKVVELTNEPFPQELEWRLKHMILSHHGSYEFGSPRLPMTPEAILLHVIDNLDAKLHEFTRAIQDDPNGSSHWTLFIPRLDRKIFKGIKRI; from the coding sequence ATGTCTCGCCGGTTTGTAACTGATCTTAATGACGGCGAAATCGTGGACGAAGTCTATCTTGTGTCCGACAAGCAACTTCGAGCTAACCGTAACGCAGCACTGTACTTGTCCGTCGATCTCCGTGACAAATCGGGGATGATCAATGGCCGGATGTGGAACGTCTCGGAAGATTCCTGTTCCGAAATTCAAACTGGTGCCTACGTTCGCGTGCGGGGAAAAGTCCAGCTCTTCCAGGGGATCCTGCAACTCATTCTGACTCACTGCGATCCCGTTTCTGCGAGCCTTGTCGATCCGGTGGACTTTGAAAAAATGTCCTCTGTGAAGGTCGAACAGCTGCTGGAACAGTTGCGGACGACGCTCTTAGGCTTCGAAAACTTCCATCTGCGAACATTGATGGAATTTTTCCTGGTCGATGAAACGATTATGCAGGCACTGGCCGAGACACCCGCCGGTGTGAAGGCCCATCACGCGTACGCCGGTGGACTGGTGGAACACGTGGTCACGCTGCTGAAATCAGCCGAGAAGATGTGCGAAGTTTATCCAGACATTGATCTGGAACTGTTACAGGCGGGGGTCTTCCTGCACGACATTGGCAAAACGCGTGAGCTTTCGTGCGCTGCCGGTTTCAGCTACACGGATGAAGGTCAGCTGCTGGGGCACCTCATGATCGGTGTCGAGATGTTGACCGCAAAGATCCTTAAGGTGGTTGAGCTGACCAACGAACCATTCCCGCAGGAACTGGAATGGCGATTGAAGCATATGATTCTGAGTCACCATGGTTCGTATGAATTTGGAAGCCCGCGGTTGCCGATGACACCAGAGGCGATCCTGCTGCATGTCATTGATAATCTGGATGCCAAATTGCACGAGTTTACCAGAGCGATTCAAGACGATCCGAACGGCAGCTCGCATTGGACACTGTTCATTCCGCGACTGGATCGTAAGATTTTCAAGGGAATCAAGCGAATTTGA
- a CDS encoding HEAT repeat domain-containing protein, with translation MTDTDLDSAALPSRSFESRPPLADDLPPVKPPSAGFIVQLFIFPALIVLGVVAIWWMFGLIAVGEQDWRKLVQELQSQNLHVRNRAMFGLAQVLEQDSRRGEQGQQLRGNREIAQALADQLVLELRKNSTAKEAVAIQEYLTRALGMMDSIDAVAPALLVALEPHREEDIRKSALVSLAYIAGRADEVGKPLGDSQIVQTLIGTSSESTPIIRQTSTFTLGLFNSPAVTQQLEVLVENPDRFTAVNAAIGLARRGSTKGFKVFRDALTEPLAKNDAKQPAEQSSTRPTPSGESSSSASSTLNTDPFGDQFRVQKNVLKAVTDLATRFDNEQRETLMPLVQQLASQHPEIRIRVDAEGALNSLKAAASRN, from the coding sequence ATGACGGACACTGACCTGGATTCCGCTGCTTTGCCGAGTCGTTCGTTTGAGAGCAGGCCGCCGCTGGCCGACGACTTGCCTCCGGTCAAGCCCCCGTCGGCAGGTTTCATTGTCCAACTGTTCATTTTCCCCGCTTTGATTGTCCTGGGCGTGGTTGCCATCTGGTGGATGTTTGGTCTGATTGCAGTCGGTGAACAGGACTGGAGAAAGCTGGTTCAGGAGCTTCAAAGTCAAAATCTGCATGTTCGCAACCGCGCCATGTTCGGACTGGCTCAGGTGCTGGAGCAGGATTCACGTCGCGGCGAGCAGGGGCAGCAACTGAGAGGGAACCGCGAAATCGCTCAGGCGCTGGCGGACCAGCTTGTGCTGGAACTTCGCAAGAACTCGACGGCGAAAGAAGCCGTTGCCATTCAGGAGTACCTGACGCGGGCGTTAGGGATGATGGACTCGATTGACGCGGTGGCGCCCGCACTGCTGGTCGCTCTGGAACCGCACAGGGAAGAAGACATTCGCAAAAGTGCATTGGTTTCGCTCGCTTATATTGCCGGCCGTGCGGACGAAGTCGGTAAACCATTAGGCGACAGCCAGATCGTCCAGACTCTGATTGGGACTTCCAGTGAATCGACTCCGATCATCCGCCAGACCTCGACGTTCACGCTGGGGCTGTTCAATTCCCCCGCAGTGACTCAGCAACTGGAGGTGCTGGTTGAAAATCCTGATCGGTTTACGGCGGTGAATGCCGCAATTGGCCTCGCCCGGCGTGGTTCAACAAAAGGCTTCAAAGTCTTCCGTGACGCTCTGACGGAACCACTCGCGAAGAACGACGCGAAGCAACCTGCTGAACAGTCCAGTACCCGCCCAACGCCCTCTGGCGAGTCCTCTTCCTCGGCTTCTTCCACGTTGAACACAGATCCGTTTGGGGACCAGTTCCGGGTTCAAAAGAATGTCCTGAAGGCGGTGACCGATCTCGCGACCCGATTCGATAACGAACAGCGTGAAACGCTGATGCCCCTGGTTCAGCAATTGGCCTCGCAGCATCCCGAGATCCGGATTCGAGTCGACGCCGAGGGAGCGCTGAATTCCCTGAAAGCGGCTGCTTCCAGGAACTAA
- a CDS encoding plasmid pRiA4b ORF-3 family protein — MAGNKKSGPHSREDAIAVVAAMKFWSRLSEAQSAVEIPFIRQAKTPAPSVQLLMNLPPARHDDSQVYSLKISLKGARPEIWRRVQTRSISLESLHKIIQVVMGWQDAHLHGFEVQSTRIPLKEEGAGIDEAGVEISQFYSACYNAFQYTYDFEDNWIHDIVIEGCSQASGEIMLPSCISGEGASPHEDTGGIHVWRSLQAALKGASKIRSEAKALLKARLGHTNISRELKIEDINHRLRTEFH, encoded by the coding sequence ATGGCTGGTAACAAAAAGTCCGGTCCTCACTCCAGGGAGGATGCCATCGCGGTCGTTGCTGCCATGAAGTTCTGGTCGCGGCTGAGCGAGGCGCAGTCCGCCGTCGAGATCCCCTTCATTCGGCAGGCCAAAACTCCCGCACCCTCCGTGCAACTGTTAATGAATCTTCCTCCGGCCCGGCATGACGATTCGCAGGTCTACTCGCTCAAGATCTCACTGAAGGGGGCCCGGCCCGAGATTTGGAGACGCGTCCAAACCCGTTCGATCTCTCTCGAATCTCTGCACAAGATCATTCAGGTCGTCATGGGATGGCAAGATGCTCATCTGCACGGTTTCGAAGTCCAGTCCACGCGAATCCCCTTGAAAGAGGAGGGGGCCGGCATCGATGAAGCGGGGGTCGAAATCTCGCAGTTCTACTCGGCGTGCTACAACGCATTTCAGTATACCTATGATTTTGAGGACAACTGGATTCACGACATCGTGATCGAAGGCTGCAGTCAGGCGTCCGGTGAAATCATGTTGCCTTCCTGCATCTCCGGAGAAGGGGCCAGTCCCCATGAAGATACCGGCGGAATTCATGTCTGGCGCAGTCTGCAGGCCGCGCTCAAGGGAGCTTCCAAAATACGGTCTGAGGCGAAGGCATTACTCAAAGCTCGCCTGGGTCATACGAACATCTCCCGAGAGTTGAAAATCGAAGACATCAATCACCGGTTGCGAACGGAATTTCATTAG
- a CDS encoding acetate/propionate family kinase, translated as MKVDRGHEVLIINCGSSSLKLAWLDAATGVLRAKGLVERIGEIGTKVRFTLQDVTIEKEVPGLDHGAALRELVGLCWTGGVHPSSVVAIGHRIVHGGEFFSHPCLIDDEVIARIRACAELAPLHNPAHLEGIKTARDLFPDLPHVAVFDTAFHQTMPAKAFHYAIPYQWYEEFKARKYGFHGTSHQFVSREAAVRLGRPANDCQVVTAHLGNGCSVCAVKNGKSVDTSMGLTPSEGLVMGTRSGDIDPNLTEYISGKSGLSIREVNDMINRKSGLLGISGLSNDMRTLTDAAIAGQPRAALAIEVFCYRLARQVLAMCAALTRIDALVFTGGIGEHSSVVREKTLSALTILGPELDPERNLANGIQSQGRITRDDSNGLVALVIPTNEEWMIGQFAVELCQKHDQ; from the coding sequence ATGAAAGTGGACCGTGGGCACGAAGTACTGATCATCAATTGCGGCAGCTCTTCGTTGAAGCTCGCATGGCTTGATGCAGCCACTGGCGTATTGAGGGCCAAGGGGCTTGTCGAGCGGATTGGTGAAATCGGGACGAAAGTCCGATTCACTCTGCAGGATGTCACGATCGAAAAGGAGGTACCGGGTCTGGACCACGGAGCCGCGCTGCGGGAACTGGTAGGGCTGTGCTGGACTGGCGGAGTCCATCCGTCGTCGGTGGTGGCGATCGGTCATCGTATTGTTCACGGCGGCGAATTCTTCAGCCACCCGTGCCTGATTGACGACGAAGTCATCGCCCGGATCAGGGCCTGTGCCGAACTTGCACCCCTGCACAATCCCGCCCATCTGGAAGGCATCAAAACCGCAAGGGATCTGTTCCCTGATCTGCCGCATGTTGCGGTCTTCGACACGGCCTTTCACCAGACTATGCCCGCAAAGGCCTTTCATTACGCGATCCCTTATCAGTGGTACGAAGAATTCAAAGCCCGCAAATACGGCTTCCATGGAACCAGTCATCAGTTTGTCTCCCGGGAAGCGGCTGTGCGTCTGGGACGCCCCGCCAATGACTGTCAGGTCGTCACAGCACACCTGGGGAACGGGTGCAGTGTGTGTGCGGTGAAGAACGGGAAAAGCGTCGATACCAGCATGGGGCTGACTCCTTCTGAAGGGCTCGTGATGGGGACACGCAGCGGTGATATTGATCCCAATCTGACGGAATACATTTCGGGAAAATCGGGGCTGTCGATCCGTGAAGTGAACGACATGATCAACCGAAAAAGTGGACTGCTGGGGATCTCGGGATTGAGCAACGATATGCGGACCCTGACTGACGCAGCCATTGCCGGGCAGCCTCGGGCGGCTCTGGCGATCGAGGTCTTCTGTTACCGGCTGGCTCGTCAGGTCCTGGCCATGTGTGCGGCCCTCACGCGAATTGATGCTCTGGTCTTTACTGGCGGAATCGGCGAGCACTCGTCGGTGGTCCGCGAAAAGACACTTTCCGCTCTGACAATTCTGGGGCCCGAACTGGACCCTGAACGCAATCTGGCAAACGGCATTCAATCTCAGGGACGAATCACGCGTGACGATTCGAACGGTCTGGTCGCACTGGTCATCCCCACCAATGAAGAATGGATGATCGGGCAATTTGCGGTGGAACTGTGTCAGAAGCACGATCAGTAA
- the pta gene encoding phosphate acetyltransferase, whose amino-acid sequence MMKKTIFLVPVHADCGLTTVALGMVRAFDQLGVRVAFYKPLDHQREREHGPERSTHFVRTITQLQPAPPIPLDRAERLVSAQELDRLRTEFITAFHQSTPDAEVVIVEGLVSTRQSSIDWNEELVGILSADVVLVAAEGDRSSDRLRHDLETAASPYGGMQSERVMGCILNRVRLQSGETCEAARSRYAKAVVSRPHADFSVIGCIPYHAELTHCRPRDIAAHLKAEVVFAGEIDDRRVKQISLLARRVPHLFYTFRPGAILVTPADRDDVIIAIAMAALNGIPIAGLVLTGELPIEESVKAFCMPGFQTGLPVFWVPKSSYETATALYGMSQEIPADDTQRIRSAMEFAASHLDERWLTAHRSSDAEPRMSPAAFCYQLTERAKLANRRILLPEGDEPRTIKAAVICQERRIARCVLMGKPDEIRRVAHGLGLELPADLEIIDVDSIREHYVAPLVEMRKSKGLSEQAAADQLTDNVVLGTVMLAQGEADGLVSGAVHSTANTIRPALQLIKTKPGVSLVSSVFFMCLPDQVVVYGDCAVVTDPDAQGLAEIAIQSADSAKQFGITPRVALISYSTGTSGSGVDVDKVREAVRIARELRPDLLIDGPLQYDAASTLDVAQTKAPDSAVAGKATVFVFPDLNTGNTTYKAVQRSANVVSIGPMLQGLKRPVNDLSRGALIDDIVYTIALTAVQATQS is encoded by the coding sequence ATGATGAAGAAGACGATCTTCCTCGTTCCGGTCCATGCGGACTGCGGACTCACGACTGTTGCCTTGGGGATGGTTCGTGCCTTTGATCAGCTTGGCGTGCGGGTCGCGTTCTACAAACCGCTCGATCACCAGCGGGAGCGTGAACATGGTCCCGAGAGATCGACGCACTTCGTTCGTACCATCACGCAGCTTCAGCCCGCCCCCCCGATTCCACTCGACCGGGCCGAACGCCTGGTCAGTGCTCAGGAACTCGACCGACTGCGGACGGAATTCATCACGGCCTTCCATCAGTCCACTCCTGACGCCGAGGTCGTGATCGTCGAAGGACTGGTCTCGACCCGCCAGTCGTCGATTGACTGGAACGAAGAACTGGTCGGGATCCTCAGCGCCGACGTGGTCCTTGTTGCGGCCGAAGGGGACCGGTCGAGCGACCGGCTGCGCCATGATCTCGAGACCGCTGCCAGCCCCTACGGCGGCATGCAGAGCGAACGGGTCATGGGATGCATTCTGAACCGTGTCCGACTGCAAAGCGGAGAGACGTGCGAGGCGGCCCGGTCCCGCTATGCCAAGGCCGTTGTTTCCCGGCCGCACGCCGATTTTTCTGTGATCGGGTGCATTCCCTATCACGCGGAACTGACTCACTGTCGGCCTCGCGATATCGCCGCTCATCTGAAGGCTGAGGTGGTCTTCGCGGGGGAAATCGATGATCGTCGAGTCAAACAAATTTCGCTGCTGGCCCGGCGAGTACCGCACCTTTTCTATACCTTCCGTCCGGGTGCCATCCTGGTCACGCCAGCCGATCGTGACGATGTGATCATCGCGATCGCCATGGCGGCTCTGAACGGAATTCCGATCGCCGGGCTGGTCCTGACCGGTGAACTTCCGATCGAAGAATCGGTGAAAGCGTTTTGCATGCCCGGTTTCCAGACGGGGCTTCCCGTCTTCTGGGTTCCCAAAAGCAGCTATGAAACGGCGACGGCGCTCTACGGGATGAGTCAGGAAATTCCCGCCGACGACACGCAGCGAATCCGCTCGGCGATGGAGTTCGCCGCGAGTCATCTCGATGAACGGTGGCTGACCGCACACCGCAGCAGCGATGCCGAACCCCGCATGTCCCCTGCGGCATTCTGTTATCAACTGACGGAACGGGCGAAGCTGGCGAACCGTCGGATTCTGCTCCCCGAAGGGGACGAACCGAGGACAATCAAAGCGGCCGTCATCTGTCAGGAACGTCGGATCGCTCGCTGTGTCCTGATGGGAAAGCCCGACGAAATCCGCCGCGTTGCTCACGGATTGGGACTGGAGCTTCCCGCCGATCTGGAGATCATCGATGTCGATTCGATCCGTGAGCACTATGTTGCTCCACTCGTGGAAATGCGAAAGAGTAAAGGGCTGTCTGAGCAGGCTGCGGCCGATCAACTGACTGATAACGTCGTCCTGGGAACCGTCATGCTGGCACAGGGCGAAGCGGACGGACTGGTGTCCGGAGCCGTCCATTCCACCGCCAATACGATCCGTCCAGCCCTGCAGCTCATTAAAACGAAGCCCGGTGTCAGCCTGGTGTCGTCTGTCTTCTTTATGTGCCTCCCCGATCAGGTCGTGGTGTATGGGGACTGTGCCGTGGTGACGGACCCCGATGCTCAGGGATTAGCCGAAATCGCCATTCAAAGTGCAGACTCGGCGAAGCAGTTTGGCATTACCCCTCGAGTCGCTTTGATCAGCTACTCGACAGGAACCTCCGGGAGCGGTGTCGATGTCGATAAAGTTCGGGAAGCAGTCCGCATCGCCCGAGAACTGCGGCCCGATCTCCTGATTGATGGACCTCTTCAATATGACGCCGCCTCGACACTCGACGTCGCCCAGACAAAAGCGCCGGACAGTGCCGTGGCGGGGAAAGCCACTGTGTTTGTCTTCCCTGACTTGAACACCGGTAACACGACTTATAAAGCCGTACAGCGTAGCGCCAATGTCGTTAGTATTGGTCCCATGCTGCAGGGGCTGAAGCGGCCGGTCAATGACCTTTCGCGAGGAGCACTGATCGACGATATCGTCTACACCATCGCCTTAACGGCTGTGCAAGCCACCCAAAGTTGA
- a CDS encoding M24 family metallopeptidase has product MSPSSVDLSDPLSSAEFAVIDEQRRAEIDRRHALVRDLLEREGYAALLIQQPGNFAWITGGQLNQRGGLTGQTGAVFVTPDARLIACSNANTAQFFEAEVSGLGFQLKERPWFEPRGVMVSDLCRGRRVASDTGVNGTDDVSLLLLGMRLPLSDYEVSSMREAGKIIAHAVEATARGMTRGRTEAEIAGEVAHRLIKRGVDPQRIQVVADGRGRRFRYWNHDQSPVHRYCTISVVGRYRGLFVGAARTVSLGEPPRDLLEAFERAALVAATGMFFSQPEWELFEVWSRVRRIYEKSGAASEWQQADQADIVEYEFGSVPLMPSSEFRLTPGVPIFWHPSVGPALLGETVVVTKEGTEVLTPATDWPTFPISVKGVNVKIPAILVVNN; this is encoded by the coding sequence ATGAGTCCTTCCTCGGTTGACCTGTCTGATCCGCTGTCGTCCGCTGAGTTTGCGGTGATCGACGAACAGCGCAGGGCGGAAATCGATCGGCGTCACGCACTCGTTCGGGACTTGCTGGAACGGGAAGGCTATGCGGCCCTGCTGATTCAGCAACCGGGCAACTTTGCCTGGATCACCGGAGGGCAGCTCAATCAGCGTGGAGGGCTCACCGGCCAGACCGGCGCCGTCTTCGTCACTCCCGACGCTCGCCTGATCGCCTGCAGCAACGCCAACACAGCCCAGTTCTTTGAGGCCGAAGTCTCGGGGCTCGGCTTCCAGCTCAAGGAACGGCCCTGGTTTGAGCCCCGCGGAGTAATGGTCTCGGACCTTTGTCGTGGTCGACGCGTGGCCAGCGATACGGGGGTGAATGGGACCGATGATGTCAGCTTGCTCCTGCTGGGAATGAGGTTGCCCCTCTCTGACTATGAAGTCAGTTCCATGCGAGAGGCGGGGAAGATTATCGCTCATGCGGTCGAGGCGACCGCCCGGGGGATGACGAGAGGTCGTACGGAAGCAGAAATCGCCGGTGAAGTGGCACACCGACTGATCAAACGAGGCGTCGACCCGCAGCGAATCCAGGTTGTGGCCGACGGACGTGGACGCCGTTTCCGCTATTGGAATCACGATCAATCTCCTGTTCATCGCTACTGTACCATCTCCGTGGTCGGACGGTATCGAGGCTTGTTCGTTGGCGCGGCCCGCACGGTTTCATTGGGAGAGCCCCCTCGCGATCTGCTGGAGGCCTTCGAGCGTGCTGCTCTCGTCGCGGCGACGGGCATGTTCTTTTCACAACCGGAATGGGAACTGTTCGAAGTCTGGAGCCGTGTCCGCCGGATCTACGAAAAATCGGGAGCTGCCTCCGAGTGGCAACAGGCGGATCAGGCAGACATCGTCGAGTACGAATTTGGTTCGGTTCCGCTGATGCCCAGCAGCGAGTTTCGCCTCACCCCCGGTGTCCCCATTTTCTGGCATCCCTCGGTCGGTCCCGCCCTGCTGGGAGAAACCGTCGTTGTCACCAAAGAGGGAACCGAGGTTCTCACCCCCGCCACCGACTGGCCCACATTCCCGATCAGTGTCAAAGGGGTGAACGTCAAAATCCCGGCCATTCTCGTCGTGAATAACTAA
- a CDS encoding YggS family pyridoxal phosphate-dependent enzyme yields MSDESKNRLRENLAAIQQRVAAACARSHRQPHDITVVAVTKYAELSWVEELILLGVRELGEARPQQLAKRAEVLDSAVRWHLIGHLQRNKVEDILPLTDLIHSVDSTRLFEQIARQAEKLGRRPRILLEVNIANEESKDGFTAEELIAAWPALQTTDSVEIAGLMAMAPLSDDAEASRPYFRQLRELRDRLKADCNGRWSLDQLSMGMSGDFEVGIEEGATIVRIGSSFFEGLEAPQP; encoded by the coding sequence ATGAGTGACGAAAGCAAAAACCGATTGCGAGAAAATCTTGCGGCGATTCAACAACGTGTGGCGGCGGCCTGCGCACGCTCCCACCGGCAACCTCACGACATCACGGTGGTGGCGGTGACGAAGTATGCCGAGCTGAGCTGGGTTGAGGAACTGATCTTGCTGGGGGTGCGGGAGCTGGGTGAGGCTCGACCGCAGCAACTCGCCAAGCGGGCGGAAGTGCTGGACTCGGCCGTTCGCTGGCACCTGATTGGCCACCTGCAGCGAAACAAGGTGGAAGACATCCTGCCCCTGACCGACCTGATTCATTCGGTCGATTCCACTCGTTTGTTTGAGCAGATCGCTCGTCAGGCCGAAAAGCTGGGACGACGGCCTCGCATCCTGCTGGAAGTCAATATCGCCAATGAAGAGAGCAAAGACGGATTCACGGCGGAGGAGTTGATCGCCGCCTGGCCGGCTCTGCAAACAACCGACTCGGTCGAGATTGCAGGACTGATGGCGATGGCACCGCTCAGCGACGACGCCGAAGCGTCCCGGCCGTATTTCCGGCAGCTCCGGGAATTGAGAGACCGACTGAAAGCGGACTGCAACGGCCGCTGGTCGCTCGATCAACTCTCGATGGGAATGAGTGGCGACTTCGAGGTCGGGATCGAGGAAGGAGCGACTATCGTCCGGATTGGAAGCAGCTTTTTTGAAGGACTGGAAGCCCCGCAGCCGTGA
- the cyaB gene encoding class IV adenylate cyclase codes for MTKTYEVELKFRIEDPASIESLLRNRGATADDVVTHVDRYFNHPSRDFRQTDEALRIRSVGNTNCVTYKGAVIGTTAKTRHEIEVGFDEGSQATDQLRQMLDLLGFRFVREVRKLRRILRLVQSGQNFELALDEVPELGQSFLEIELLAEEGERTQAESAIWQLARSLGLEVAESRSYLNLLIDRDDATRQAD; via the coding sequence ATGACCAAGACCTATGAAGTTGAATTGAAGTTTCGCATCGAAGATCCCGCATCGATTGAATCGCTGTTGCGGAACCGGGGGGCAACGGCCGACGACGTGGTGACTCACGTCGATCGTTACTTCAACCATCCGTCCCGCGATTTTCGCCAGACGGACGAGGCGCTGCGGATTCGATCTGTCGGAAACACGAATTGCGTCACCTATAAAGGTGCGGTGATCGGCACCACGGCGAAAACGCGCCATGAAATTGAAGTCGGATTCGACGAGGGCTCTCAAGCCACTGATCAGCTACGTCAGATGCTGGACCTGCTCGGCTTTCGCTTCGTCCGGGAAGTGCGCAAGTTGCGGCGGATACTGCGACTGGTTCAGTCTGGACAGAACTTTGAACTGGCGCTGGATGAAGTCCCGGAGCTGGGACAATCGTTCCTGGAAATTGAACTCCTGGCCGAGGAGGGGGAACGGACGCAGGCGGAGTCCGCCATCTGGCAACTGGCCCGCTCACTCGGTCTTGAGGTCGCCGAATCCCGGTCGTACCTCAATCTGCTGATCGACCGGGACGACGCCACGCGGCAGGCAGATTGA